In Desulforhopalus sp., the genomic stretch GAAAAGCTTGGCATGGATTATATCGACATCAACCTCGGTCCGGCCAAAAAAGATGGCCATGAGTTGATGCCGTGGGTTGTTCAAGTGGTACAGGAGGTGGTTCCCAATATACCACTGCTTCTTGATACCTCTAATATTGCTGCTATCGAGGAAGGACTCAAGGTTGTCAAGCCTGCCAGCAAGCCGCATATCGTCAATTCAATCATGGCCCGTCCAGAACGGTACACGGTAATGCTGCCTATCGCCGCTAAATATGGTGCGGATATCGTTGCCTTGATGTGGGGACCTGATGGCCTGCCTCGCGACGAAAACGAGAGGGCTGCCCTTGCTGTTGAGCTTTTGTATGCTGCTAACGAGGCCGGAATTCCTAACGAGAAAATCTGGGTTGATGGCATTGTTACTCCTGTAAATATTCAGCAGGCTCAATGTGTGTCGCTCCTTAATTTCCAGATGATGATTGAAGATATAGCCCCAGGTGCTATGTCCACTTGTGGTCTGTCAAATATTTCCAATGGGCCTCCTGTTCATCTTCGTCCGATTCTGAACACCACCTATATGATCATGCTTGAACGCTATGGCATGAAATCGGTTATCTCCGATCCGCTGGACACCAACTTGACCGCAGTGGCCAAAGGGAAACGTCCGGACATCGTAGAGGTTGTTCACCAGGCTATGGACGGCACCGCACCCAGTTTGTCATCTCTTTCCAAAGAATTGGCTGACTATGTGAAGACTGTTCGGGTCATTACCGGAGAAAATCTCTTTTCTGATTCAT encodes the following:
- a CDS encoding dihydropteroate synthase; its protein translation is MILFGESLNVISKVIGKAYRERDPKPIQAEALEQEKLGMDYIDINLGPAKKDGHELMPWVVQVVQEVVPNIPLLLDTSNIAAIEEGLKVVKPASKPHIVNSIMARPERYTVMLPIAAKYGADIVALMWGPDGLPRDENERAALAVELLYAANEAGIPNEKIWVDGIVTPVNIQQAQCVSLLNFQMMIEDIAPGAMSTCGLSNISNGPPVHLRPILNTTYMIMLERYGMKSVISDPLDTNLTAVAKGKRPDIVEVVHQAMDGTAPSLSSLSKELADYVKTVRVITGENLFSDSYLEI